DNA from Clupea harengus chromosome 2, Ch_v2.0.2, whole genome shotgun sequence:
ACTGCTGGTCCTGGGTGCTCTCTCGTCTCACGGCTGGCTGGCTCACAAGTGTGTTGTCTATGACGACGCAGCCGACTGGCCGGCCGACACGAGCTGCCCGGGCCTGAGGAACTCCGCTAGCTGTCACGGCGTCACCGACATCTGGAACGACCTCCGCGACCTCCCGCCTCACCtgcagactctgtgtgtgtacgtgcacagGAACAAGCGGGTCCACGGGCCCCTGCTGGTGGACTCCTTCTCGGGGCTCCACGACCTTCAGCAGCTCCACATCAGCGGCTGCTTCTCCCGGATCCTTAACGGGTCTTTCCGGGGCCTGTCCGAGCTCCGCACCCTGACCCTGAAGCATCTCTACGTCCCTCTGGACTGCTGCGAGGCGGTCGTCGTCCCCTCAGCCCTGCTGGACCTGCCCCGCCTCAGGACGCTCTACCTGCACGGCTACAGCCTGAGGAAGCTGACGCCGGACGTCTGGGCCGGTCTGCCGCAGTTAGCCAAGCTGTTTGCAAACGCTACGTGTGACGACGACCTCGCGGAGCTCGTCTGCAGAGTGACCCTCTTGACCTCTCTCACAGAGCTGACTCTATCGGCCCCGATGGTGCGTGAGCTGAAACGGACGAACTGCTCCTCCAACGGGGCTTCGGAGAGAGGTGAAGCCACGTCAGCTAATCTCACAACGGTGCGTCTTACCTTTGGGCTGGTGACGTCTGTAGATCCCGGAGCCCTCAGCTGTTTCCCAGAGCTTACATACTTGTCTCTGCAAATGACGGGACGACTGCAAGAGCAACTTAACAAGACAGCCATTCGTAAAATAGAGTTTTTAGACTATGGACAGGATGAGGGGGAACTCTCCATGGAAGAGATATGTAGTGTTGTGTCAGCGTTCCTCATCAAACGCGTTGATTTGCATTACAAACGGATAGACGTTTCTGACTTTGAGCCTGACCAATGTAAATCACTGGAAGGACTATCTTTTCTAACAAACTCTGTTTCGCCTTTAAGTCTAACATGTTTCTATAACTTCACAAACCTTAGGTACTTAGCGGTAGAGGGACACACTATAAATAATATCTGTATGCCTCAGTTACCCCCTGTCAAATGGCTAACCAAGATTAGACTGGAGTTTAGCTTCCTGGGGTTAATAAACAGGATTCAGCTAAGCTGCTTCACACATCTGACTGCCCTGGATTTAGTGGCGAATGCTATCTCGGACATTGAGGATTATTCGTTTGCAGGCCTGGGGCAGCTAAGGTATCTGCGGCTGTCATTCAACAACATCTCAGTAATCCGTGAGCACACCTTCAGTGGACTAACCGCACTGGAAACTCTTCACCTCACAGAAAACCCTCTCCTGCGTATCGAAGAAAGGTCATTTAAGCCTTTTATTAATCTTCAGGTGTTCATATTGAGGACCTTGGGCTGTCCGCTAACTTACAGGACGGTGAACAGGCTGAACTTAACCAGCATGTTTGGCCGCATTCCAGCTAACCTGACCAGTCTGACCATTTTCCTGGGCCCAGGATCGATGAGTTTGGCTGCCGGCGGCAACAGCTCCTCAGAACGTCGCCTGACTCTGCGACTGGTCAGCAGCAGCGTGATCATGGAGGACTGTCACCGACCGTTCTTTCAGTCTGTCGTCACGTTCCTGGTCGCTAGCAGTCAGGTGCTGTGCAGGTTTGAGTTTGTGGGGAAGTACATGAGGAATCTGGAGACCTTCGAGTTCTGGTCAGACTTTCCTCCGAGGTTCGTAGATCTGTCCAGCCTCAACGCCCTCACCCGCCTACGCAGGCTGCGCCTCCAGAACATCgacctcctccagcagccagcgATGGGCAGCCTCTTCCACAACCTCAGCAGCCTGCGCACCCTCATCCTCTTCAACTGCAGCATCAGCTACCTGGGCTCGGGCCTCACCAGGGACCTCAAGTCTCTGACCGGACTGCTGGTGAAGTCCGAGGACGTCATGGACGTCTCCGTGAACTTCGTCCAGTCTCTGCCCAGCCTCAGGTACCTGCTACTTCAGCGTCTTGAGCTTTACTGCAGCTGTGACAACGCCTGGCTCGCCGAATGGGCCAAAGACtcggaggtggaggtggtggtggcgtACCCGTCCCTGGATCAGGTGGAGTGCCTAGGGGACGGGACGGAGCCCCCAAACTTCATCCGGTACGCCGAGCGCGAGTGCCTATCGGCGCtgggcttcttcttcttcgtgaGCACGTCCCTGGGTGTGGTGGTTCCTCGTGCTGAGCGCTCTGCTGCAGCACGTGGCCGGCCCTTACTTCCTGCCGCTCTACCACATCCTCAGCGGTTGGCTGGCGGAGCTGGGGCGGAGCTACGGCGGCGGGGGGCGGAGCTACTCCTACGACGCCTTTGTGTCGTACAGCGGGCGGGACGAGCGCTGGGTGGTGGAGCGTCTCCTGCCCAGCCTGGAGCGGAGGGGCCCCCCCTTCCTGCGCCTCTGCCTGCACAGCAGGGACTTCCTGCTGGGGAAGGACGTGGTGGAGAACATCACCGACAGCCTGTACCGGAGCCGCCGCACCCTGTGCCTGGTCAGCCGCCACTTCCTGCGCAGCCACTGGTGCTCCCTCGAGATGCGGCTGGCCACCTATCGCCTGCAAGTGGAGCGCAGGGACGTGCTCGTCCTGGTGTTCCTGGAGAAGATCCCCTCCCGCCTGCTGACCGCCCACCACAGGCTGGCCCGCCTGGTGAAGACCACCACCTACGTGGACTGGCCGCAGGACCCAGCCCAGCAAGAGGCATTCTGGGACAGACTGTGGACCAAACTGGCTCCTGCGAGCGAGTGAGAAGCAAGTCTTCTTACTTAACATTTAACAAACACCTGCTATagagtcattccatgtcaagtgggacaatggctcccactcgaccgtctcagatttggcagaaaaaattcaaggttgttcatacacttcttaataggtatagtcccaaatattatgTAAAATTTGcaagcaaattcaagcacctcgaatactatgatatacccaagccacacccttggaagtccatattcctaaagtaatggtatcatattttaagcctagaaagttcgAAAGAACTATcataaatacttttctagtaatagcaatttgaaaatggctcttcagaaaacgctgctaaaaaagcgtcttaagtacaggcgccccctcccccctaaaacatctttttgtgacaaaactattgggagtagagagctaatatttgggactatacgtATTAAGAaatgtatgaacaaccttgcaTTTTTCCAGCCAAATCTGTgttggtcgagtggggaattttccttaaattgtcacgtttggcgtggaatgactccATACTAATCTGAGGGAGTCTTCATACTTCATTTAATAAACACCTGCTGTACTAATCTGAGCGAGTCTTCATACTTCATTTAACAAACACCTGCTATagagtcattccatgtcaagtgggacaatggctcccactcgaccgtctcagatttggcagaaaaaattcaaggttgttcatacacttcttaataggtatagtcccaaatattatgTAAAATTTTcaagcaaattcaagcaccccgaatactatgatatacccaagccacacccttggaagtccatattcctaaagtaatggtatcatattttaagcctagaaagtttgaaagAGCTATcataaatacttttctagtaatagcaatttgaaaatggctcttcagaaaacgctgctaaaaaagcgtcttaagtacaggcgccccctcccccctaaaacatctttttgtgacaaaactattgggagtagagagctaatatttgggactatacgtATTAAGAaatgtatgaacaaccttgcaTTTTTCCAGCCAAATCTGTgttggtcgagtggggaattttccttaaattgtcacgtttggcgtggaatgactccATACTAATCTGAGGGAGTCTTCATACTTCATTAAATAAACACCTGCTGTACTAAAATTATACTATAATTACCTACTTAACATTGATCAATTGATCTATACTTCATGAAACCAACAAAGAACTGGAAAAAGGAAGAACATCTTATTAGCAATGAAGCAAAACTGTCTGAATTTattgaaaaaaacaaatacataaaaaaacagtGATGCATCTGGACATTTGGTGATGAATGTACTGT
Protein-coding regions in this window:
- the LOC105908600 gene encoding uncharacterized protein LOC105908600 gives rise to the protein MTCVDTLTLLVLGALSSHGWLAHKCVVYDDAADWPADTSCPGLRNSASCHGVTDIWNDLRDLPPHLQTLCVYVHRNKRVHGPLLVDSFSGLHDLQQLHISGCFSRILNGSFRGLSELRTLTLKHLYVPLDCCEAVVVPSALLDLPRLRTLYLHGYSLRKLTPDVWAGLPQLAKLFANATCDDDLAELVCRVTLLTSLTELTLSAPMVRELKRTNCSSNGASERGEATSANLTTVRLTFGLVTSVDPGALSCFPELTYLSLQMTGRLQEQLNKTAIRKIEFLDYGQDEGELSMEEICSVVSAFLIKRVDLHYKRIDVSDFEPDQCKSLEGLSFLTNSVSPLSLTCFYNFTNLRYLAVEGHTINNICMPQLPPVKWLTKIRLEFSFLGLINRIQLSCFTHLTALDLVANAISDIEDYSFAGLGQLRYLRLSFNNISVIRR